In Notamacropus eugenii isolate mMacEug1 chromosome 1, mMacEug1.pri_v2, whole genome shotgun sequence, one genomic interval encodes:
- the IRX3 gene encoding iroquois-class homeodomain protein IRX-3, with amino-acid sequence MSFPQLGYQYIRPLYPPERPGAGGGGSGAGGGGGTGGAGGGASGGARSGPGAGATELAASGTLSNVLSSMYGVGAPYAAAAAAAAAAQGYGAFLPYTAELPIFPQLGAQYELKESPGVQHPAAAAAFPHPHAAFYPYGQYQFGDPSRPKNATRESTSTLKAWLNEHRKNPYPTKGEKIMLAIITKMTLTQVSTWFANARRRLKKENKMTWAPRSRTDEEGNAYGSEREEDEEEDEEDSKRDLELEEEDLGGEEEDAGGEGLGEEEEDEEIDLENLDGAVSGSELSLVTAARRDADLSLGTISDAKNSDSEDGSEGFEERPPPVLSLAPAPPPAGPVPPSTPSPPTGLDPCVPAPAPPSTLQKPKIWSLAETATSPDNPRRSPSGAGGSPPGAAAAPPQALQLAPAAAAAAAAAAHRLVTGPLGKFPPWTNRPFPGPPPAPRPHPLSLLGSGPPHLLGLPGPPGPSAAAAFARPAEPEGGTDRSSALEVEKKLLKTAFQPVPRRPQNHLDAALVLSALSSS; translated from the exons ATGTCTTTCCCTCAGCTCGGATACCAGTACATCCGCCCTCTCTACCCTCCAGAACGTCCTGGGGCTGGAGGCGGCGGCAGCGGCGCTGGTGGCGGTGGAGGCACTGGCGGGGCGGGCGGAGGAGCCAGTGGAGGGGCCCGGAGCGGCCCGGGCGCCGGGGCCACAGAGCTGGCAGCCTCCGGGACTCTGTCCAATGTGCTCTCCTCTATGTACGGAGTCGGAGCGCCCTATGCAGCCGCCGCTGCAGCCGCCGCTGCAGCCCAGGGCTACGGCGCTTTTCTGCCATACACAGCCGAACTGCCCATCTTCCCGCAGCTG GGTGCGCAGTATGAGTTAAAGGAGAGCCCAGGAGTGCAGCATCCTGCCGCAGCCGCCGCCTTCCCGCACCCCCATGCAGCCTTCTACCCCTACGGCCAGTACCAATTCGGTGATCCGTCCCGTCCTAAAAACGCGACTCGGGAGAGCACTAGTACGCTGAAGGCCTGGCTCAATGAGCACCGCAAGAACCCGTACCCCACCAAAGGCGAGAAGATCATGTTGGCCATCATTACCAAGATGACCCTCACCCAGGTCTCCACCTGGTTCGCCAATGCTCGGAGACGCCTCAAGAAGGAAAACAAGATGACCTGGGCACCCCGAAGTCGCACGGACGAGGAGGGCAACGCATACGGCAGTGAAAGAGAGGAAGACGAGGAAGAGGACGAAGAAGATAGCAAACGAGACCTGGAACTAGAGGAGGAAGACttaggtggggaggaggaggacgCGGGGGGCGAGGGACTgggcgaggaggaggaggacgaggagatAGACCTGGAGAATTTAGACGGAGCAGTCTCAGGATCCGAGTTGTCTTTGGTCACCGCAGCCCGGCGAGATGCGGACCTCAGTCTGGGGACCATTTCGGACGCTAAGAATAGCGACTCGGAGGACGGCTCAGAGGGCTTCGAGGAGAGACCGCCTCCGGTCCTATCCTTAGCCCCGGCTCCACCGCCTGCGGGTCCAGTGCCCCCGTCTACTCCCTCTCCTCCAACTGGCTTGGATCCTTGCGTTCCGGCCCCAGCTCCGCCTTCCACATTGCAGAAACCCAAAATCTGGTCTCTGGCGGAGACTGCCACTAGTCCGGACAACCCGCGCCGCTCTCCGTCTGGCGCCGGGGGCTCTCCCCCGGGAGCAGCAGCCGCACCACCACAAGCCCTGCAGTTAGCCCCCGCTGCCgcagcagccgccgccgccgcggctCACAGACTAGTCACCGGGCCTCTGGGCAAGTTTCCCCCGTGGACCAACAGGCCATTCCCAGGCCCACCTCCCGCCCCCCGCCCGCACCCTCTCTCCCTGCTCGGTTCGGGTCCCCCGCATCTGCTGGGGCTACCGGGCCCTCCAGGTCCCTCTGCTGCCGCTGCCTTCGCCCGGCCTGCGGAGCCCGAAGGCGGAACAG aTCGCTCTAGTGCCTTGGAAGTAGAGAAAAAGTTACTAAAGACAGCTTTCCAGCCCGTGCCCAGGCG gCCCCAGAACCATCTGGACGCGGCCCTGGTTTTATCGGCGCTCTCATCATCTTAG